The Desmonostoc muscorum LEGE 12446 genome includes a region encoding these proteins:
- a CDS encoding fatty acid desaturase translates to MTAMTTISIVEKQIVKLLSTLVLWLAYLFFLPYIYASLNIFSLLFMLFPGVYLLCLLAQFMHECWHEYLPRINNKFFYLILSWIIFLDPQTFDLVHPYHHSQVNTYDDIEFHPLGNIKNKSLRIIYNFLEICLGNIFVLIVANFQISQHPKLKQQYCLKKLIISIWMRIIIWGGVGYTSHLLLGVTTGQIATSYFITCWMGSLMVHHCELIEHGNLIVEGDLKERNLQTRNLKPSGILERFFLFITHNHCLEHSLHHSMSNIYTRPFPETNILPEKTVYISFGEYLVILKDMLRGKCLVVKPE, encoded by the coding sequence ATGACAGCTATGACTACTATTTCAATAGTAGAAAAACAAATTGTAAAGCTTCTATCTACCTTAGTGCTTTGGTTGGCATATCTGTTTTTTTTGCCTTATATTTATGCTTCATTAAATATTTTTTCACTCTTGTTTATGCTTTTCCCCGGAGTTTATCTTCTTTGTTTGTTGGCACAGTTTATGCATGAATGTTGGCATGAATATTTACCACGTATCAACAATAAATTTTTTTACTTAATATTATCTTGGATAATTTTTCTCGATCCACAAACTTTTGACCTAGTACATCCTTATCATCATTCGCAAGTAAATACTTACGACGATATAGAGTTTCATCCTTTAGGAAATATAAAGAATAAATCACTGCGAATTATTTATAACTTTTTGGAAATCTGCTTGGGAAACATATTTGTTTTAATCGTGGCAAATTTTCAAATATCGCAGCATCCAAAACTCAAACAGCAGTACTGCTTAAAAAAATTAATAATTTCTATTTGGATGCGGATTATTATTTGGGGAGGAGTTGGGTATACTTCGCATTTATTATTAGGAGTAACCACAGGTCAAATTGCAACTTCTTATTTTATTACCTGTTGGATGGGATCTTTGATGGTTCATCATTGTGAACTGATAGAACATGGAAATCTGATTGTGGAAGGAGACTTGAAAGAACGTAATTTACAAACCAGAAACTTGAAACCTTCTGGTATTTTAGAAAGATTTTTTCTCTTTATTACCCATAATCATTGTCTAGAACATTCATTACATCACTCCATGTCTAATATTTACACTCGACCATTTCCTGAAACAAATATTCTACCAGAAAAAACAGTGTATATTTCATTCGGTGAATATTTAGTAATCCTCAAAGATATGCTCAGAGGTAAATGCCTAGTTGTTAAACCTGAATAA
- the ppsA gene encoding phosphoenolpyruvate synthase — translation MLETFVTQNTPSQNVKQQALVLPLNAVGIADIPLVGGKNASLGEMIQQLIPKGIKIPTGFATTAYAYQYFISSADLEPKLRQLFADLDIEDVNNLHSIGKQVRALMLQTPFPLELQQAIIEAYQDLEKQYGTNTDVAVRSSATAEDLPDASFAGQQETYLNVHGLQGVLEACHKCFASIYTDRAISYRQLKGFDHFSIALSVGVQKMVRSDLATSGVMFSIDTETGFQDVALITAAYGLGENIVQGAVNPDEYLVFKPTLKQGYQPILEKRLGTKEIKMIYDTGGSKLTKNIPVAASDRLKYALSDQEILQLAQACCLIEDHYSQVRGVYTPMDIEWAKDGITNELFIVQARPETVQSQKSKNVLRTYHLQQKGEVLVTGRSVGEMIGQGKARVILDVQQINQFQPGDVLVTNRTDPDWEPIMKRASAIITNQGGRTCHSAIIAREIGIPAIVGCGNATTILKTGQQITVSCAEGETGRVYQGLLPFEVQELPLENVPHIRTKIMMNVGNPEEALSYAAIPNDGVGLARMEFIIANHIKTHPLALIHFDELQDQVAKSQIAELTAQYEDKSAYFIDKLAQGIGTIAAAFYPKPVIVRLSDFKSNEYANLLGGKQFEPHEENPMLGWRGASRYYDERYRQGFALECLAMKNVRDRMGLTNVILMVPFCRTPQEGQRVLSEMAKHGLVQGENGLEVYVMCELPSNVQLADEFCKIFDGFSIGSNDLTQLTLGVDRDSELVAHLFDERNEAVKLMIAKAIATVKKHGRKIGICGQAPSDYAEFAQFLVQQGIDSISLNPDSVLKTLLEIASTELIPFH, via the coding sequence ATGCTTGAAACATTTGTTACTCAAAATACACCAAGCCAGAATGTGAAACAACAAGCCCTAGTACTACCACTAAATGCAGTCGGGATAGCAGATATCCCCCTTGTGGGTGGTAAAAACGCTTCATTGGGAGAAATGATTCAGCAGCTGATACCCAAAGGCATCAAGATTCCTACAGGATTTGCGACTACAGCTTATGCTTATCAGTACTTTATCTCTTCAGCAGATTTAGAACCAAAATTACGGCAATTATTTGCAGATTTAGATATAGAAGATGTGAACAATCTCCATTCTATTGGAAAGCAAGTACGAGCTTTAATGCTGCAAACTCCCTTTCCATTAGAATTGCAACAAGCAATTATCGAAGCTTATCAAGACCTTGAGAAGCAATATGGTACTAATACCGATGTTGCAGTCCGTTCTAGTGCCACAGCAGAAGACTTACCTGATGCTAGCTTTGCCGGTCAGCAAGAAACCTATCTCAATGTCCACGGTTTGCAAGGTGTACTAGAAGCTTGTCACAAGTGTTTTGCCTCAATTTATACTGACCGTGCTATTTCTTACCGCCAACTTAAAGGCTTTGATCATTTTAGCATTGCCCTCTCGGTAGGCGTACAAAAAATGGTGCGTTCTGATCTGGCAACATCTGGTGTGATGTTCTCCATCGATACTGAAACAGGTTTTCAAGATGTAGCATTAATTACTGCCGCCTATGGTTTGGGAGAAAATATAGTTCAGGGGGCGGTGAATCCAGACGAATATTTAGTATTTAAGCCTACTCTGAAGCAGGGATATCAGCCAATTTTAGAAAAGCGCCTGGGTACAAAAGAAATCAAGATGATTTATGATACTGGCGGCTCGAAATTGACCAAAAATATACCTGTTGCGGCAAGCGATCGCTTAAAATATGCCCTTAGCGATCAAGAAATTTTACAATTAGCCCAAGCTTGCTGCCTGATTGAAGACCATTACTCACAAGTACGCGGTGTCTACACACCAATGGACATCGAATGGGCAAAAGACGGCATTACCAATGAACTTTTTATAGTGCAGGCGCGTCCCGAAACAGTACAATCTCAAAAATCTAAAAATGTTCTCCGCACTTATCACTTACAACAAAAAGGTGAGGTGTTAGTCACAGGGCGGAGTGTGGGTGAAATGATTGGACAAGGTAAAGCCAGAGTGATTCTGGATGTGCAGCAAATTAACCAGTTTCAACCTGGAGATGTGCTAGTCACAAATCGCACCGATCCCGACTGGGAACCAATCATGAAACGTGCTAGTGCAATCATCACCAACCAAGGTGGGCGTACTTGTCATAGTGCAATTATTGCCAGAGAAATAGGGATTCCGGCCATAGTTGGTTGTGGTAATGCTACTACTATATTGAAAACAGGACAACAAATTACCGTTTCTTGTGCTGAAGGTGAAACTGGCAGAGTTTACCAAGGTTTATTGCCCTTTGAAGTGCAAGAATTACCGTTAGAAAATGTGCCCCACATTCGTACCAAAATTATGATGAATGTGGGTAATCCAGAAGAAGCATTAAGTTATGCTGCTATCCCTAATGATGGAGTGGGATTAGCACGGATGGAATTTATTATTGCTAATCATATTAAGACGCATCCATTAGCGTTAATTCATTTTGATGAATTACAAGATCAGGTTGCCAAATCTCAGATTGCCGAATTAACTGCCCAATACGAAGATAAAAGCGCATACTTTATTGATAAACTAGCTCAAGGTATTGGCACGATCGCAGCTGCTTTTTATCCCAAACCTGTCATTGTGCGCCTGTCAGACTTCAAGAGTAACGAATATGCTAACCTTTTGGGTGGCAAGCAGTTTGAACCCCACGAAGAAAACCCAATGCTAGGGTGGCGCGGTGCTTCTCGCTACTACGATGAACGCTACCGTCAAGGCTTTGCTTTGGAATGCCTAGCAATGAAAAACGTGCGCGATCGCATGGGTTTAACTAATGTAATTTTAATGGTGCCATTTTGTCGCACTCCCCAGGAAGGCCAGCGCGTGTTATCAGAAATGGCAAAACATGGTTTGGTGCAGGGAGAAAACGGTTTAGAAGTCTATGTGATGTGCGAATTACCTAGTAATGTGCAATTGGCAGATGAGTTTTGTAAAATCTTTGATGGGTTCTCAATTGGCTCCAATGACCTAACACAATTAACATTAGGAGTAGATAGAGATTCGGAATTAGTAGCCCATTTATTTGATGAACGCAATGAAGCTGTGAAGCTAATGATTGCCAAAGCCATAGCCACAGTTAAAAAGCACGGACGCAAAATTGGTATTTGCGGACAAGCACCCAGTGACTATGCTGAATTTGCTCAATTTTTGGTTCAGCAAGGTATTGATTCTATCAGTCTTAATCCTGATTCTGTACTAAAAACTCTTTTAGAAATAGCGAGTACAGAACTAATACCATTTCACTAA
- a CDS encoding DUF4327 family protein: MDTLVKYDIEVIKDEARELVRKGVIRRNEPIYALCRYIPGRDWVCVELELEKNEFLLRDKIIDLLGREDWTEDL; the protein is encoded by the coding sequence ATGGATACTCTTGTTAAATATGACATTGAAGTTATCAAAGATGAAGCGCGTGAACTCGTTAGAAAAGGAGTAATTCGTCGTAACGAGCCAATTTATGCTTTGTGTAGATATATTCCCGGCCGTGATTGGGTTTGTGTGGAACTTGAGCTAGAAAAAAATGAATTTTTGCTTCGGGATAAAATTATAGATCTCTTAGGTCGTGAAGATTGGACCGAAGATTTATAA
- the cas6 gene encoding CRISPR-associated endoribonuclease Cas6, with product MVRAATSTRRKTKLKSPFVPTWADDTELVGLVFDLEPTTSTSLYSQYTIGLHAWFLDQVRQFNPDLSAYLHDGESEKPFNISALEGQLLASGRQLQLEAKQIYHWHVNALSQKVVEFLSQWLTQLPQTLDLRNAPLEIKQVSIAHPPTTYRQLLEFPKEKRSQINLSFVSPTSFRRKGHHFPLPVPVNLFHSYLRRWNDFSGMPMEPESFLDWIDEGVIIHQHRLESVKVAAGKRGSVTGFTGAISCGLSKPALANSEFTQLFYALARLAPYCGTGHKTTFGLGQTRLDWVEPEMNVPTQVLTNLLGERIDELTALFTAQRKRTGGDRADKIASTWATILARREMGESLQVIAEDLEMPYATVKTYVKLARRALRE from the coding sequence ATGGTAAGAGCAGCTACATCTACTAGGCGCAAAACCAAGCTAAAATCACCTTTTGTTCCCACATGGGCAGATGATACTGAATTGGTGGGATTGGTGTTTGACCTTGAGCCGACTACTTCCACTTCCCTCTATTCCCAATACACTATCGGTCTTCATGCTTGGTTTCTTGACCAAGTACGGCAATTCAACCCAGACCTTTCTGCATATCTCCACGATGGAGAATCAGAAAAACCGTTCAATATTTCGGCGCTGGAAGGTCAACTCCTCGCCAGTGGAAGACAACTGCAACTAGAAGCTAAGCAAATTTACCACTGGCATGTCAATGCTTTGTCTCAAAAAGTGGTAGAGTTTCTCAGCCAATGGTTAACCCAATTGCCACAAACATTGGACTTAAGAAATGCTCCTCTTGAGATTAAACAGGTGAGTATTGCTCATCCACCTACTACTTACAGACAATTGTTAGAGTTCCCCAAAGAAAAACGCTCTCAAATCAATCTCAGCTTTGTTTCGCCTACCAGCTTTCGCCGCAAAGGCCATCATTTTCCTCTCCCGGTGCCAGTTAATCTTTTTCACAGCTACCTGCGCCGCTGGAATGACTTTTCGGGAATGCCAATGGAACCAGAATCTTTTCTTGATTGGATAGACGAAGGAGTAATCATCCATCAGCACCGCTTGGAGTCAGTGAAGGTAGCAGCTGGCAAAAGAGGTTCGGTGACTGGTTTCACAGGAGCAATTTCTTGTGGTTTGAGTAAGCCCGCTTTAGCTAACTCTGAGTTTACTCAGTTATTTTATGCTTTGGCACGACTGGCACCTTACTGCGGTACGGGACACAAAACGACCTTTGGATTAGGACAAACCCGTTTAGATTGGGTGGAACCTGAGATGAACGTACCCACTCAAGTGCTGACAAATCTGTTGGGAGAACGCATTGATGAATTGACAGCGCTATTCACCGCCCAACGAAAACGCACAGGAGGCGATCGCGCTGATAAAATTGCTTCTACATGGGCAACTATCCTAGCCCGCCGGGAAATGGGAGAATCATTGCAGGTAATAGCCGAAGATTTAGAAATGCCTTACGCAACTGTAAAAACTTATGTAAAATTAGCCCGTCGAGCCTTGAGGGAGTGA
- a CDS encoding TetR/AcrR family transcriptional regulator yields MNKVIRSSALTRRRLIEAASQVFASLGVQGATTREIARVARVNEVTLFRHFANKEQLLGAVIENALALQTEALAHPQAWTQDLRIDLKRYAELYNTMLEAHEDLIRTFIGEAKRHPEAARQVIQEAAKPLREKLVAYLQSSQRRGIVRADVDPFPAVDMFTRMLLAGMLCRTAKFNQGNYSCEDYIETCVDIFVRGISITPL; encoded by the coding sequence ATGAATAAAGTTATCCGTTCATCAGCCCTTACTCGTAGACGTTTGATCGAAGCCGCCTCGCAGGTATTTGCTAGTTTAGGGGTTCAAGGAGCAACTACCCGTGAAATAGCTCGTGTTGCTCGTGTGAATGAAGTGACTTTATTTCGCCACTTTGCTAACAAAGAACAACTTTTGGGAGCAGTAATCGAAAATGCTTTGGCACTCCAGACAGAAGCTCTTGCACATCCCCAAGCGTGGACGCAGGATTTGAGAATTGACTTAAAACGGTATGCCGAGCTTTACAATACTATGTTAGAGGCACATGAAGACTTAATTCGCACCTTCATTGGAGAAGCCAAACGTCATCCTGAGGCAGCCAGACAAGTGATTCAAGAAGCAGCCAAGCCATTAAGGGAAAAACTGGTAGCTTACTTGCAATCTAGTCAAAGACGAGGCATCGTTAGAGCAGATGTTGATCCATTTCCAGCAGTGGATATGTTTACAAGAATGCTGTTAGCTGGAATGCTCTGTCGTACTGCAAAATTCAATCAAGGCAACTATAGCTGTGAGGACTATATTGAAACTTGTGTAGATATATTTGTACGTGGTATCAGCATCACTCCCCTTTAA
- a CDS encoding DUF4255 domain-containing protein, producing the protein MSNVLSIAAVTAVLKVLLENGLVSDPIAASVGDVIVTALPPDRISVEADERAQLNLFLYQVTQNRNVDWVSQEFRSRHSRLDGNLPSTTPPLALDLHYLLTAYGAKDFQSELLLGYAMHLLHKTQCITADIIENTLINASTTNTSSAFSQAVASISVSDLAEQIGQIKLTPEFFNMEETSKLWSALQTHYRPSATYLASMVLIESSKSENLEGFYMMPLSQPNIEQVTTLAKTEHQQMIVAGTTLMIRGKRLRGDITRIRLGNTETLLVPQDVKETQISLLVPVDLYPSVQSIQVVHLTIGNTGQTEHIVESNVAAFVLHPTITAFVGQVENNGGNFRSAEITVKFHPKVGKAQRVVLLLSDVSAQNQVAYSFLVAPRTEDTDAITIPIKNVKPGTYIVRVRVDGAESPLHKNQSGQYDSPQVTIS; encoded by the coding sequence ATGAGTAACGTACTCTCTATAGCCGCCGTGACAGCAGTACTAAAAGTTTTGCTGGAAAACGGTTTAGTCAGCGATCCGATCGCTGCTAGTGTTGGTGATGTGATTGTAACTGCCCTACCGCCCGATCGAATTTCAGTTGAAGCCGATGAGCGCGCTCAACTCAACCTCTTTCTCTATCAAGTGACGCAGAATCGCAATGTCGATTGGGTATCTCAGGAATTTCGTAGCAGGCATTCACGTCTGGATGGAAATTTGCCATCTACAACTCCACCACTAGCTCTCGATCTCCACTATTTATTAACAGCCTACGGAGCTAAGGATTTTCAGTCAGAGCTTTTACTGGGCTACGCAATGCATTTGTTACATAAAACCCAATGTATTACAGCGGATATTATTGAAAATACTCTGATCAATGCATCTACAACCAATACCTCAAGTGCTTTTTCCCAAGCTGTGGCTAGCATATCTGTATCCGATTTAGCTGAGCAAATTGGGCAAATCAAACTGACTCCAGAGTTTTTTAACATGGAAGAAACTTCTAAGTTATGGTCTGCTTTACAAACACACTATCGACCTTCAGCTACCTATCTGGCATCAATGGTATTGATTGAGAGCAGCAAATCTGAGAATCTAGAAGGCTTCTACATGATGCCCTTGTCTCAACCGAATATTGAACAAGTGACAACTCTGGCAAAAACTGAACATCAACAAATGATTGTTGCTGGCACAACATTAATGATTCGCGGTAAGCGGTTACGCGGTGATATTACCAGAATCCGATTGGGTAACACCGAGACATTACTAGTACCTCAAGATGTCAAAGAAACGCAAATCAGCTTGTTAGTCCCAGTAGATTTGTACCCAAGTGTGCAGAGTATCCAAGTGGTACATTTGACAATAGGCAACACAGGACAAACGGAGCATATAGTTGAATCAAATGTTGCAGCTTTTGTTCTACATCCAACAATTACGGCATTTGTTGGTCAAGTGGAAAATAACGGTGGCAATTTCCGCTCAGCAGAAATTACCGTTAAATTCCATCCCAAAGTTGGCAAAGCACAGCGTGTAGTTTTGCTACTCAGTGATGTATCAGCCCAAAATCAGGTAGCTTACTCTTTTTTGGTTGCACCACGCACTGAAGATACTGATGCAATTACTATTCCGATTAAAAATGTGAAGCCAGGAACTTATATTGTGCGGGTGCGGGTAGATGGCGCAGAAAGTCCATTGCACAAAAATCAGTCTGGACAATATGATTCGCCACAGGTGACAATTTCATGA
- a CDS encoding FUSC family protein, producing MSFTDKRPLGWLLQQFQLKPGKPDIFSGLRSLLILGVPIGIGFLTGHATTSAIAMPAAGIATMAAWFVGMVNVEGTYRQKAIAMTAATIGITVVFFIASLVSGNLWLTVPATFLVIFIAGLASLYGNVAASVGLVTSMMFVIALAKFASFSNLSTLIQQSALCLAGGIWTTVLSSGLWVVRPDAPVKQVVAKCYDSLSKFVDLARERALNPQDEGEWTQRFLQAQDIVIQDLTFARSVWTAMWTRQKGANLRGNYLLVLIEDVNQILNSVVALSELLAIASTDPLYSQLQREIEQAIEQLTIAVQTLSQGIAKEKNLVHLGDLDRTIEALKYQWQVIRAQLLNQTVNVQIDEYGELLNLKKITAILTNLAQQIHIDAEIVTDLRQGKQRRITQRNISPPTQPEDSGIIDTLRNNFTFDSVLFRHALRLALVTTLAELLASVLQLPRGYWITLTALVALKPNFGGTSETTVQRVIGTILGGIIGITLVLLFNNPLAIVLCFLLLVFTAMSVRSLSYSIFIILLTPAIIAKIGKTSFPLLPAPCPLRSK from the coding sequence ATGTCATTTACAGATAAACGTCCTCTGGGTTGGTTGTTGCAGCAATTTCAACTCAAGCCAGGTAAGCCTGACATTTTCTCTGGATTACGTAGCCTTTTGATACTGGGCGTACCGATTGGAATTGGATTTCTTACTGGTCATGCTACTACAAGTGCGATCGCTATGCCCGCCGCAGGCATCGCCACTATGGCAGCTTGGTTTGTTGGTATGGTAAATGTTGAGGGAACTTACCGCCAGAAAGCGATCGCAATGACAGCAGCAACCATTGGGATAACTGTAGTATTCTTCATTGCAAGTCTGGTTAGCGGTAATCTCTGGTTAACTGTGCCGGCGACTTTCTTGGTAATATTTATCGCAGGCTTAGCAAGTCTCTATGGCAACGTGGCTGCATCTGTGGGCTTAGTCACTTCCATGATGTTTGTCATCGCCCTTGCTAAATTCGCTTCATTCTCTAATTTATCTACTCTTATCCAACAATCTGCCCTCTGTTTAGCTGGCGGAATCTGGACAACTGTCTTATCATCAGGGCTTTGGGTGGTGCGTCCTGATGCTCCTGTAAAGCAGGTAGTCGCTAAGTGTTATGACTCGCTGAGCAAATTTGTGGATTTGGCAAGGGAGAGAGCATTAAATCCACAGGACGAAGGAGAGTGGACACAGCGATTTTTACAAGCCCAGGATATCGTCATTCAAGATTTGACATTTGCCCGTAGCGTCTGGACAGCTATGTGGACTAGGCAAAAAGGAGCTAATCTGCGGGGAAATTACTTACTCGTGTTAATCGAGGATGTAAATCAAATTCTCAATTCTGTTGTCGCATTGAGTGAATTGTTAGCGATCGCATCCACAGACCCACTTTATTCTCAGCTACAAAGAGAAATTGAGCAAGCCATAGAACAGTTGACAATTGCTGTGCAAACCTTATCACAAGGAATTGCGAAAGAAAAAAACTTAGTTCATCTGGGAGATTTAGATCGGACAATTGAAGCACTAAAATACCAATGGCAAGTTATCCGCGCTCAACTCCTCAATCAAACTGTAAACGTCCAGATAGATGAATATGGCGAACTACTCAACCTCAAAAAGATTACAGCCATTCTGACAAACCTGGCACAGCAAATTCATATTGATGCAGAGATTGTTACAGATTTAAGACAGGGAAAACAGCGCCGGATTACCCAGCGAAATATTTCTCCTCCAACTCAGCCAGAGGATTCTGGAATTATTGACACACTGCGAAATAATTTTACTTTTGATTCAGTCCTGTTTCGTCATGCATTGCGTTTAGCACTAGTAACAACCCTTGCTGAATTACTGGCCTCGGTATTGCAATTACCAAGAGGTTACTGGATAACGCTAACAGCTTTAGTTGCACTCAAGCCCAACTTTGGTGGCACCTCTGAGACAACAGTGCAAAGAGTCATCGGTACCATTTTGGGCGGAATTATCGGCATAACTCTAGTTTTACTATTTAACAATCCATTGGCAATCGTACTTTGTTTCTTGCTGCTCGTGTTTACTGCAATGTCAGTGCGATCGCTAAGCTACAGCATATTTATCATACTGCTCACTCCCGCCATCATCGCAAAAATCGGAAAAACCTCTTTCCCCCTGCTCCCTGCTCCCTGCCCCCTGCGCTCTAAATAA
- a CDS encoding ATP-binding protein, protein MNATTIDWDQANYRYLSAALAVVRGILENHTASSQNQSEAKNQENLQQALQEAAAAMPAPSALDRVCKMFSLSSFERDLLLLCAGMELNGDFCKLCASVNGDPQRGYPTLSLALATLPRVHWDAIAPNAPLRHWRLIQVGDAHALTLSPIRIDERILHYLTGIQYLDERLAGIIEPLQEISDLVPSHQELAERVAAVWSQAYKINSLPIVQLCGVETISKRAVAARICQLQGLNLWVMPAQVIPQAPSELDNLIRLWTRETILSRCALLLDCNELDSNDTVRLNAIAHFIERANGFLIITSRERMRLPQRLVVSFDVHQPTIKEQGVVWQDALTAIAPQMNGQVKTLIDQFNLSAATIRAACAEAAGQLAQTPENDIGEILWDACRVQARPRLDELAQRIEPSGDWDDLVLPEAQKQILREMAAHVRQRSTVYNNWGFAGKGGRGLGISALFAGASGTGKTLGAEVLAHRLRLDLYRIDLSSVVSKYIGETEKNLRRVFDAAEQGGVILLFDEADALFGKRSEVKDARDRYANIEVSYLLQRMESYPGLAVLTTNLKSAIDTAFLRRIRFVVQFPFPDTAQRAEIWRRVFPANTPTADLDALQLARLNVAGGNIRNIALNAAFLAADAGEPVQMKHVLRAAQTEYTKLEKPLTEAEIGGWI, encoded by the coding sequence ATGAATGCTACAACCATCGATTGGGATCAAGCAAACTACCGCTACCTATCAGCAGCCCTAGCCGTAGTACGTGGAATTTTAGAAAATCACACTGCCAGTTCGCAAAATCAATCTGAGGCGAAAAACCAGGAAAATTTACAGCAAGCACTCCAAGAAGCTGCTGCTGCTATGCCTGCACCATCGGCATTGGATAGAGTCTGCAAAATGTTTAGCCTCTCATCCTTTGAACGTGATTTGTTGCTGTTGTGTGCAGGTATGGAATTGAATGGAGATTTTTGCAAATTATGTGCTAGTGTAAACGGCGATCCACAGCGAGGTTACCCAACCTTAAGTTTAGCTTTAGCAACTTTACCTCGCGTCCACTGGGATGCGATCGCCCCAAATGCTCCCTTACGTCATTGGCGGTTGATTCAGGTTGGTGATGCTCATGCTCTCACCCTCAGTCCCATAAGAATTGACGAGCGGATTTTGCATTATCTCACAGGTATCCAATACCTTGACGAACGCTTAGCTGGCATCATTGAACCGTTACAAGAAATTAGCGATTTAGTCCCGTCCCACCAAGAACTGGCAGAGCGAGTTGCAGCTGTGTGGTCGCAAGCTTATAAGATAAATAGCTTGCCAATTGTACAACTATGTGGTGTAGAAACTATCAGCAAACGCGCCGTTGCCGCCAGAATTTGTCAACTCCAGGGTTTGAATTTGTGGGTAATGCCTGCACAAGTAATTCCCCAAGCACCGAGCGAGTTAGATAATCTCATTCGCTTGTGGACTCGTGAGACAATTTTAAGTAGGTGTGCCTTACTTCTGGATTGCAACGAACTCGATAGCAATGATACGGTGCGGCTAAATGCGATCGCTCATTTCATCGAACGCGCCAACGGCTTTTTAATCATCACCAGCCGGGAACGAATGCGCCTACCACAACGCTTGGTAGTTAGTTTTGACGTACATCAACCAACAATCAAGGAACAAGGTGTAGTTTGGCAAGATGCACTAACAGCCATTGCACCGCAAATGAACGGCCAAGTCAAAACCTTAATAGATCAGTTTAATCTGAGTGCTGCAACCATTCGCGCTGCTTGTGCAGAAGCCGCAGGACAACTAGCACAAACACCAGAAAACGATATTGGTGAGATTTTATGGGATGCTTGTCGCGTGCAAGCACGTCCGCGTTTGGATGAACTCGCCCAACGAATTGAGCCGTCTGGTGATTGGGACGACTTGGTATTACCAGAAGCCCAAAAACAAATTCTCCGAGAAATGGCGGCGCACGTGCGGCAACGCAGTACTGTATATAACAATTGGGGTTTTGCTGGCAAAGGTGGGCGAGGATTGGGAATCAGCGCCTTATTTGCAGGTGCCAGCGGCACAGGTAAAACCTTGGGAGCAGAAGTGCTGGCACATAGATTGCGCCTAGATCTGTATCGCATTGACTTGTCATCGGTAGTCAGTAAATACATTGGCGAGACAGAAAAGAATCTGCGGCGGGTGTTTGATGCCGCAGAACAAGGCGGAGTGATTTTGTTGTTTGATGAAGCTGACGCCTTATTTGGTAAACGCAGTGAAGTCAAAGATGCACGCGATCGCTATGCCAACATTGAAGTCAGCTACTTATTGCAACGTATGGAAAGCTACCCAGGTTTAGCAGTTCTCACTACTAACCTCAAGAGTGCAATTGATACAGCCTTCCTCCGACGGATTCGTTTCGTGGTGCAGTTCCCCTTCCCCGACACAGCACAACGAGCCGAGATTTGGCGACGCGTCTTTCCAGCCAACACACCAACCGCAGACTTAGATGCCCTACAACTGGCGCGGCTAAATGTCGCTGGCGGTAATATCCGTAATATAGCCTTAAATGCTGCTTTTCTCGCTGCCGATGCTGGCGAACCAGTGCAAATGAAACACGTATTACGGGCTGCTCAAACAGAATATACCAAATTAGAGAAGCCTTTGACTGAAGCCGAAATTGGCGGGTGGATTTGA